The following coding sequences lie in one Candidatus Nitrospira allomarina genomic window:
- a CDS encoding adenylate/guanylate cyclase domain-containing protein, translated as MRCYSCSTNNPDHLDVCSKCGVCLENRCAACGIANSPQGQFCRSCGNRLAERRQLTVLFCDLVGSTTLAERLGTEEWDLVLRAYYERCREIVDRNEGHVAHYLGDGVLVYFGHPHAQEDDAQRAIRTALAIRMEVKKLKFGFQKEGALELSVRMGIDTGEVIVGHDEMAVGETLNIAARVQTLADPDTIVMTAATHRLVEPYFTCQGLGTHSLKGLARQVQLYRVEGETEVQTRMQAAATLGIVPLVGRDKEANFLWECWQRTCSGNGQVVLVRGEPGIGKSRLIEVLKCHLAGETFSLLECYCLAYDQHTAFAPLSHLLRRTIGFKREDSPQEKLSKLRKAMEGLGLVPEDAIPLLAPLVSLTPDVGYTPRNVTPLRARQLTLETLTTWLLRSTETAPVLFIVEDLHWIDPSSLELLDHLMNQQRLPRMLMLLTYRPEFQAKWPANEGLHSLDLTRLTQEQTVELATHVAHGRTLPDEVLQEMVKRTDGVPLFVEELTKTILESGFLKPVDGSYELSGPLPARAIPTTVQDSLMARLDRLGSAKTLAQLGATIGRDFRHDVLQSLVERSAMDMERDLARLIESNLVTRDGVPPLATYSFRHALIQETAYNSLLQSTRVRHHERIARVLVERFPEVAENQPELLAQHFSSAGCARQAATYWKKAGSRAMERLANKEATGHFTAGLDLLPQLPEDLLRISLELELRLQLGLSITASDGYAVPRVGEAYQRARELCFLLGNNAELYPVLRNLCSFYIVRDDLNNARELAEECLRLGQETHRDDYLIEGYTILGYVLTYMGDLEKGTALLDKAMKEYRSCNGKRLKYPTPQEPGVASLCLLALNRWMLGDYSEGSRCNQEAIELAEELNRPFDIAYAHCFAAMFHNLRCEFGSAGRHAEVTIDISQRHDFFAWLSWGTMQRAIAMGRQGGGKKAIDQLTDTLAAWQAGGGEIATSYFLGGLADVYRAAGRVEDALNTVEKAIDHAMRHDEHWYESVLYRMRGELLGLRGTSTAGGAEDDFSRAVEIARVQGAKLLELQAALRLHVLCLGKGRPEPSFAVLKAAFKSLPPDALDIPDLQEARALLDGGRGLS; from the coding sequence ATGCGCTGTTACTCTTGCAGTACCAATAATCCAGACCATCTTGATGTTTGTTCTAAGTGCGGTGTATGCCTGGAGAACCGCTGTGCAGCGTGCGGGATAGCTAATTCACCTCAAGGGCAGTTTTGCCGGAGTTGCGGTAACCGTCTTGCCGAGCGTCGCCAGCTGACGGTGCTATTCTGTGACCTGGTTGGGTCAACTACGCTTGCCGAGCGCCTAGGTACGGAAGAATGGGATCTTGTTTTGCGTGCCTACTATGAAAGGTGCAGGGAAATAGTTGATCGCAATGAAGGGCATGTGGCGCATTACCTTGGGGATGGGGTCTTGGTATATTTTGGCCACCCGCATGCCCAGGAAGACGATGCGCAGCGTGCCATTCGAACAGCCTTGGCTATTCGGATGGAAGTGAAAAAATTGAAGTTCGGATTCCAGAAAGAAGGTGCCCTTGAATTGTCCGTAAGGATGGGAATCGACACCGGCGAAGTGATTGTTGGGCACGATGAAATGGCAGTGGGTGAGACACTCAACATTGCGGCACGGGTCCAGACTCTGGCAGATCCCGATACCATCGTGATGACTGCCGCAACTCATCGGCTGGTAGAACCCTACTTTACCTGCCAGGGCCTGGGAACCCATAGTCTCAAAGGCCTGGCCCGTCAGGTGCAATTGTACCGGGTTGAAGGCGAGACAGAAGTCCAAACACGAATGCAAGCCGCCGCAACGCTCGGGATCGTGCCTCTGGTTGGCAGAGACAAGGAAGCGAACTTTCTTTGGGAATGTTGGCAAAGGACCTGTTCCGGGAACGGACAGGTGGTCCTCGTTCGTGGAGAGCCTGGCATTGGTAAATCGCGCTTGATTGAAGTATTAAAATGCCATCTGGCAGGTGAAACATTTTCATTGCTGGAGTGCTACTGTTTAGCCTACGATCAACACACTGCATTTGCCCCACTCTCACACTTGCTCCGGCGGACCATTGGCTTCAAACGAGAAGATTCACCCCAGGAGAAATTATCCAAACTCCGCAAGGCAATGGAGGGCCTTGGGTTAGTCCCGGAGGACGCGATCCCATTGTTGGCGCCACTGGTCTCGCTGACGCCTGATGTCGGGTACACTCCGCGAAACGTGACTCCCCTTCGCGCACGGCAGCTTACCTTGGAAACGTTGACGACATGGCTGTTGCGAAGTACAGAGACAGCACCCGTACTGTTTATTGTTGAAGATTTACATTGGATAGACCCATCCAGTTTGGAGCTACTCGACCACCTCATGAATCAGCAGAGATTGCCCCGGATGCTTATGCTCTTAACGTATAGGCCTGAGTTCCAAGCCAAATGGCCAGCCAATGAAGGCCTGCATTCGCTGGATTTGACCCGGTTGACCCAGGAGCAGACTGTTGAGTTGGCGACCCATGTGGCTCACGGACGGACTCTACCGGACGAAGTTCTTCAGGAGATGGTGAAGCGCACAGACGGCGTGCCATTGTTTGTGGAAGAGTTAACCAAGACGATCCTGGAGTCAGGGTTCTTGAAGCCGGTCGACGGATCATACGAACTTAGTGGACCGCTCCCCGCACGAGCGATCCCGACTACCGTACAAGATTCACTCATGGCGCGGTTGGATCGACTGGGCTCCGCAAAGACCTTGGCACAACTCGGGGCAACCATCGGGCGTGATTTCCGCCACGACGTCCTCCAAAGCCTGGTGGAGAGGAGCGCTATGGATATGGAACGTGACCTGGCGCGGCTCATTGAGTCCAACTTAGTCACGCGAGACGGGGTACCGCCGCTGGCGACCTACAGTTTCAGGCACGCCCTAATCCAGGAAACGGCGTATAACTCATTGCTCCAGAGCACACGGGTGCGGCATCACGAACGAATTGCCCGCGTATTAGTTGAACGCTTCCCGGAAGTGGCCGAGAACCAACCAGAGCTCTTGGCCCAGCACTTTTCGTCCGCCGGCTGTGCCAGACAGGCTGCGACCTATTGGAAGAAAGCGGGCAGCCGGGCAATGGAGCGTTTGGCTAACAAGGAAGCCACTGGACACTTCACAGCCGGCCTCGACCTCCTCCCTCAGCTCCCCGAAGACCTATTACGCATTTCTTTAGAGCTAGAGCTACGCCTCCAGCTTGGATTGAGCATAACTGCCTCCGACGGATACGCCGTTCCACGGGTGGGGGAGGCCTATCAGCGTGCCAGAGAGCTGTGTTTCCTTCTTGGCAACAACGCAGAGTTGTATCCAGTGCTCAGAAATTTGTGCTCGTTTTACATTGTCCGTGATGATCTGAACAACGCCAGGGAACTTGCCGAGGAATGTCTGCGCCTGGGGCAGGAAACGCATCGGGACGACTATCTGATTGAGGGGTATACCATTCTTGGGTACGTCCTAACCTACATGGGAGACCTGGAGAAAGGAACTGCACTCCTTGACAAAGCTATGAAAGAGTACCGTTCCTGTAATGGAAAGCGACTGAAGTATCCGACTCCACAGGAACCGGGCGTGGCCAGTTTGTGCCTCCTGGCACTTAACCGGTGGATGTTGGGCGATTACTCAGAAGGGAGTCGATGCAATCAGGAAGCCATCGAGCTGGCAGAGGAACTCAATCGGCCCTTCGATATTGCGTATGCGCACTGTTTCGCTGCCATGTTTCACAACCTCCGGTGTGAGTTCGGGAGTGCAGGGCGTCACGCCGAGGTTACCATTGACATCTCGCAACGGCACGATTTCTTCGCATGGCTTAGCTGGGGCACCATGCAACGAGCTATTGCGATGGGGAGACAGGGCGGTGGGAAAAAAGCCATCGACCAGCTGACCGACACGCTGGCGGCGTGGCAGGCAGGGGGCGGAGAGATTGCGACATCTTATTTTTTGGGCGGACTCGCTGATGTCTATCGGGCGGCGGGAAGGGTCGAAGATGCTCTCAATACAGTCGAGAAAGCCATAGACCATGCCATGCGGCATGACGAACACTGGTATGAGTCGGTACTCTATCGTATGCGGGGAGAACTGTTGGGACTCAGAGGAACATCTACAGCGGGGGGCGCCGAGGATGATTTCAGCCGCGCCGTCGAGATCGCCCGTGTTCAGGGAGCAAAGCTGTTAGAGCTGCAAGCGGCTCTCAGACTCCATGTGCTATGTTTGGGAAAAGGCCGGCCTGAGCCCTCCTTCGCCGTGCTGAAGGCAGCTTTTAAGTCGTTACCTCCGGACGCGCTTGACATTCCAGACCTTCAGGAAGCGCGCGCGTTGCTAGACGGAGGCCGCGGCCTGTCTTAG
- a CDS encoding pyruvate ferredoxin oxidoreductase produces MYNVAQVTDEKCVAKKGCRLCIMYCPEANCLDLNSDKMIAEVHIERCKGCELCKVVCDAAKHEAIEMVAVNSDGTLMDKAGEAAELGQAYQG; encoded by the coding sequence ATGTATAATGTTGCCCAAGTGACAGATGAGAAATGTGTGGCGAAAAAAGGCTGTCGGCTTTGTATCATGTATTGTCCGGAAGCCAATTGTTTGGATCTCAATTCAGACAAAATGATAGCCGAAGTGCATATCGAGCGGTGCAAGGGTTGTGAGCTGTGTAAAGTCGTATGTGACGCCGCTAAACACGAAGCGATTGAAATGGTCGCCGTGAATTCAGATGGGACCTTAATGGATAAGGCTGGAGAAGCTGCGGAGTTGGGTCAAGCCTATCAGGGATAA